In a genomic window of Anoplopoma fimbria isolate UVic2021 breed Golden Eagle Sablefish chromosome 6, Afim_UVic_2022, whole genome shotgun sequence:
- the npas4l gene encoding neuronal PAS domain-containing protein 4-like produces the protein MTIWCNSCKCHVRAPCTSHLLPEDHRSSFCRRFRSTKGASKARRDHINHEIRNMRTLLPITQEDQERLSYLHSMAAICSYIRKSVLFQGLPAGARSHCSPPYEAFLPSLHGFILVTTARGRLVYVSENVEEYLGLSMIDVLQGDTFYDMVERSDIDILKSNLDFEHNSPSERTFICCMQTSKAFKLQHGSCCSMTVRGSFRSFPQPWPSSSSVRPTSQPLFVAVCTPTVDRLRSSDSHFCDSFSSVHRLDMTFTQLSDSVLYFLGYWAEEMTGRSWYSLVHPEDLTLSADSHRSLVLADEGFQVEMVLRLQCKDLSWTWIYIRANKEPEGQGLSCTNFLISETEARFLQKKISCDAFRPSPLANHAGQQAPHAQTYNNTKCLKRQRTSSNQDEEPGAKARRETEQDLYYMVCGSSRGDSSPAPSGDSPALFTPPYSPASSSSTLQQEELSHDLLLDVHGYTDQLLSSPEGSPSYYSYPEAGLTCHQSPSGSLASAAEQTFDPAGFGARSPPSSSSPSYDFQACMADARLVPDCPSVSDMCESPVDCALHPDDFSLLEQPQGGGLVQVHHVPYQVLPTHSSLLTPSQSPTSTEAPHYNEREQAEISILAQQISSLASSFAMYHTPPSACDWPRHPPLPSALPLKRELVLDDGMFDSILKELDMGVRESSMSCPGVAAYGYQQGLLRCRSGSNQSDPEPLGLSPTITEDTLPAEQFTAMDPFSLQMGRHDQNTGLHQLNHYMQSGLQRDGLAEENLY, from the exons ATGACTATTTGGTGCAACTCCTGCAAGTGTCACGTCAGAGCTCCGTGCACCTCGCATCTTCTGCCCGAGGATCACCGCAGCTCCTTCTGCAGGAGGTTCAG ATCCACCAAAGGAGCGTCCAAAGCCCGACGGGACCACATCAATCATGAGATCAGGAATATGCGCACCCTGTTGCCCATCacccaggaggaccaggagcgTCTCTCCTACCTGCACTCCATGGCCGCCATCTGTTCCTACATCAGGAAGTCTGTTCTCTTCCAGG GACTCCCGGCCGGGGCGAGATCACACTGCTCTCCTCCATACGAGGCCTTTCTTCCATCCCTGCACGGCTTCATCCTGGTCACTACCGCACGGGGGAGGCTGGTCTACGTGTCCGAGAATGTAGAGGAATATCTCGGTCTGTCCATG ATAGATGTACTTCAAGGAGACACTTTCTACGACATGGTGGAACGCTCTGACATTGATATCTTGAAATCAAACCTGGACTTTGAACACAACTCACCATCAG AGAGGACCTTTATTTGTTGTATGCAAACCTCCAAGGCCTTCAAGCTGCAACACGGCAGCTGCTGTTCCATGACGGTCAGAGGGAGCTTCCGTTCGTTCCCTCAGCCGTGgccgtcctcctcctcagtccgTCCCACCAGCCAGCCTCTGTTCGTGGCTGTCTGCACCCCCACGGTCGACCGGCTGCGGAGCTCCGACTCCCACTTCTGTGACAGCTTCAGCAGCGTCCACAGACTCGATATGACCTTCACTCAGCTATCAGACAG cgttttatattttttgggttATTGGGCAGAAGAAATGACCGGTCGGTCGTGGTACAGTCTTGTCCACCCTGAGGATCTTACATTGAGTGCAGATTCTCATAGAAGTTTAG TGCTGGCAGATGAGGGCTTCCAGGTGGAAATGGTGCTCAGACTCCAGTGCAAAGATCTGTCGTGGACCTGGATCTACATTCGAGCTAACAAGGAGCCTGAGGGCCAGGGCCTGAGCTGCACCAACTTCCTCATCAG TGAAACGGAGGCCAGATTTCTGCAGAAGAAAATCAGCTGTGATGCCTTCAGGCCATCGCCTCTGGCAAATCATGCAGGTCAACAGGCGCCTCACGCTCAGACCTACAACAACACTAAATGCTTAAAAAGACAGCGGACGTCCAGCAACCAAGACGAGGAGCCTGGTGCCAAAGCTAGGAGGGAGACTGAGCAAGACTTATACTATATGGTGTGCGGCTCCTCCCGAGGTGATAGCTCACCTGCTCCCTCGGGAGACAGCCCTGCTCTGTTCACCCCTCCCTACAGCCcggcctcctccagctccactctgcagcaggaggagctcaGCCATGACCTCCTGCTGGATGTGCATGGATACACAGATCAGCTGCTGTCCTCCCCTGAGGGCTCTCCCTCCTATTACTCCTACCCAGAGGCAGGGCTCACCTGTCACCAATCACCCTCCGGCTCCCTTGCTTCAGCCGCTGAACAAACATTTGACCCGGCAGGCTTCGGCGCCCGCTCACcgccctcctcctcatctccgtCCTATGATTTCCAAGCTTGTATGGCCGACGCTCGATTAGTCCCAGACTGCCCGTCCGTGTCGGACATGTGCGAGAGCCCAGTGGACTGTGCTCTGCATCCCGACGACTTCAGCCTCCTCGAGCAGCCACAAGGGGGCGGCCTTGTCCAAGTGCATCATGTCCCCTACCAGGTGTTGCCCACTCACTCCAGTCTTCTCACACCAAGCCAATCTCCCACATCCACAGAGGCACCACATTACAACGAGAGGGAGCAGGCAGAGATCAGTATTCTGGCTCAGCAGATCTCCTCCCTGGCCAGCAGCTTTGCCATGTATCACACCCCACCCTCAGCCTGCGACTGGCCCCGTCACCCTCCGCTCCCCTCGGCCCTTCCTCTTAAGCGTGAGCTGGTACTCGACGACGGCATGTTCGACAGCATCCTCAAAGAGCTGGACATGGGCGTGAGGGAAAGCAGCATGTCCTGCCCCGGTGTTGCAGCATACGGCTACCAGCAGGGCTTGTTGCGCTGCAGGAGTGGGTCCAATCAGTCGGACCCGGAGCCCCTCGGTCTGTCCCCGACCATCACAGAAGACACACTGCCTGCAGAGCAGTTCACTGCCATGGATCCCTTCAGTTTGCAGATGGGACGCCATGACCAAAACACTGGGTTGCATCAACTCAACCACTATATGCAGAGTGGCCTTCAGCGAG ATGGACTTGCAGAAGAAAACCTGTACTGA